One Hydrogenispora ethanolica DNA window includes the following coding sequences:
- a CDS encoding nucleotidyltransferase family protein, with translation MAQTELRRDSALAVLRKYKQDFQSRYGVTRIGFFGSVARDEADAESDVDVVVEMEKPDLFYMVHIQQTLAQEFQRPVDLVRFRDSMNSFLKERIRAEAVYG, from the coding sequence ATGGCTCAAACGGAACTTCGCCGTGATTCGGCACTCGCCGTTTTGCGAAAATATAAGCAGGATTTCCAAAGCCGGTATGGCGTGACTCGTATTGGCTTCTTCGGTTCGGTGGCGCGGGATGAAGCGGACGCCGAAAGCGATGTCGATGTCGTCGTGGAGATGGAAAAGCCTGATCTTTTTTATATGGTGCATATCCAGCAGACATTAGCGCAAGAGTTTCAAAGACCGGTCGATCTCGTCCGTTTCCGGGATTCCATGAATTCGTTTTTAAAAGAGCGAATCCGCGCGGAGGCTGTCTATGGATGA
- a CDS encoding glucodextranase DOMON-like domain-containing protein, with protein sequence MRRFIWIPVLVLLVLCMTGAAATPEVYFQMKDPPGDEHGYGAYQYPSNLAFKPYQGLFDITEFKVWQEKPGEIAFDTAFANNTNPWMAPEGFIHQNLRVFVDSLPNQGATGLMHQGAYVRFDAKYAWDFCLRIAGWGNSQLITATADQKWQIRPLRTMMMGDNRTLRAVVPEKLVGKPGRNWHYYVLVGSYDGFGEDFFRRVMKDPGEWVIGGGYDEVLEPQVMDIVAADNASQVKQLRSFDLQTGQLAMLQPVGADLAGWRLPGWLRILLLLLLVVLIGFLTYRLIKRRGQISWFWVPNRESKTKKGA encoded by the coding sequence TTGAGAAGATTCATTTGGATTCCCGTCCTCGTGCTCTTGGTCCTCTGCATGACCGGTGCTGCCGCCACTCCCGAGGTTTACTTCCAAATGAAGGACCCGCCCGGCGACGAACACGGTTATGGCGCCTATCAGTATCCGAGCAACCTGGCGTTCAAACCGTACCAGGGGCTGTTCGACATCACCGAGTTTAAGGTATGGCAAGAAAAGCCGGGCGAGATTGCGTTCGATACCGCTTTTGCCAACAATACCAACCCGTGGATGGCGCCGGAAGGATTCATCCATCAAAATCTGCGGGTCTTTGTGGATTCCCTCCCCAATCAGGGCGCGACGGGCCTGATGCATCAGGGAGCCTATGTCCGGTTTGATGCCAAGTACGCCTGGGATTTCTGCCTGCGGATCGCCGGCTGGGGGAATAGCCAGCTGATTACGGCCACCGCCGATCAAAAATGGCAGATCCGGCCGCTCCGGACGATGATGATGGGGGATAACCGCACGCTCCGGGCGGTCGTTCCGGAAAAGCTGGTGGGTAAGCCCGGCCGGAACTGGCATTACTACGTGCTGGTCGGATCCTACGACGGTTTTGGGGAAGATTTCTTCCGCCGGGTGATGAAGGACCCGGGGGAATGGGTCATCGGCGGCGGGTATGACGAGGTTCTCGAGCCGCAGGTGATGGACATTGTGGCGGCGGACAATGCCAGCCAGGTCAAACAGCTCCGCTCCTTCGACCTCCAGACCGGGCAACTGGCCATGCTGCAGCCGGTCGGCGCGGATCTGGCGGGCTGGAGGCTGCCGGGATGGCTCCGAATCCTGTTGCTGCTGCTCCTGGTGGTGCTGATCGGATTCCTGACCTACCGCTTGATCAAGCGGCGGGGCCAGATCAGCTGGTTCTGGGTCCCCAACCGGGAATCCAAAACCAAAAAGGGCGCGTAA
- a CDS encoding proton-conducting transporter membrane subunit encodes MEMGLFILAPVVLAAAAFVKQRWLLHVTAAVHLLLAVQAGLAAARIARVKVWAEGFWYLDSLSALFLLVVAVVSLVISLFAVGYYSREWRRGELSGRRLAEYLFWYNLLLAAMYLVVLTANLGILWVAVEATTVTSVLLVGFEAKRAATEAAWKYLLICSVGIIFALLGIMFLYFAALPALGTAGGGAALDWSQLAALAARLDPGLAKLAFIFILIGFGTKVGFAPLHTWLPDAHSQAPTPVSAVLSGVLLNCALYGIIRVASIIRAGTGGGFVDQFLTFFGLFSIAAVIPFILIQYDLKRLLAYSSVENMGIIAFGLGLGGKWAVIGSLLQMANHALTKSSLFLSAGEVVQVFGSKRLHRMKGLMAAAPGLGTVFYAGLLAITGFPPFAIFFSKLTIVYGGLQRGSYGPSLLFLLLLLVICGGLFYYFSRILQGTPSPKRFLTPRKENWATVLVLGLPLGIMLALGFYQPPVWRALIGEAARIIGGKMP; translated from the coding sequence ATGGAGATGGGGCTTTTCATTCTGGCGCCGGTGGTCCTGGCGGCCGCCGCTTTTGTGAAACAACGCTGGCTGTTGCATGTCACGGCTGCGGTCCATCTGCTGCTGGCGGTGCAGGCCGGCCTGGCGGCGGCGCGGATCGCCCGGGTGAAGGTCTGGGCCGAGGGCTTCTGGTATCTGGACAGTCTCAGCGCGCTCTTTCTACTGGTGGTGGCAGTGGTTTCCCTGGTGATCAGCCTCTTCGCCGTGGGCTATTACAGCCGGGAATGGCGGCGGGGCGAGCTGTCCGGCCGGCGCCTGGCGGAGTATCTTTTCTGGTATAACCTGCTGCTGGCTGCGATGTACCTGGTGGTGCTCACGGCCAATCTCGGCATCCTGTGGGTGGCGGTCGAGGCGACCACCGTCACCTCGGTGCTGCTGGTGGGGTTCGAAGCCAAACGGGCCGCCACCGAGGCCGCCTGGAAGTACCTCCTGATCTGTTCGGTGGGGATCATCTTCGCCTTGCTGGGGATCATGTTCCTCTACTTCGCGGCGCTGCCCGCGCTGGGGACCGCGGGCGGGGGAGCGGCGCTGGACTGGAGCCAGCTGGCCGCCTTGGCGGCGCGGCTGGATCCGGGCCTGGCCAAGCTGGCCTTCATCTTCATCCTGATCGGCTTCGGCACCAAGGTCGGTTTCGCGCCGCTCCATACCTGGCTGCCCGACGCGCACAGCCAGGCGCCGACCCCGGTCAGCGCCGTACTTTCGGGAGTCTTGCTGAACTGCGCCTTATACGGAATCATCCGGGTGGCTTCGATCATCCGGGCCGGTACGGGCGGCGGTTTCGTGGATCAGTTTTTGACCTTCTTCGGCCTGTTTTCCATCGCCGCGGTGATCCCCTTTATCCTGATCCAATACGATCTGAAACGGCTGTTGGCCTATTCCAGCGTTGAAAACATGGGAATCATCGCCTTTGGCCTGGGCTTGGGCGGCAAATGGGCGGTGATCGGCAGCCTGTTGCAGATGGCCAACCATGCCCTGACCAAGTCCAGCCTGTTTTTGAGCGCCGGCGAGGTGGTCCAGGTCTTCGGGAGCAAACGGCTGCACCGGATGAAGGGCCTGATGGCGGCGGCGCCGGGGCTGGGGACGGTTTTTTACGCCGGTCTGCTGGCGATCACCGGTTTCCCGCCTTTCGCCATCTTCTTCAGCAAACTGACTATCGTTTACGGCGGGTTGCAGCGGGGCAGCTACGGCCCGAGCCTGCTCTTCCTGCTGCTGCTGTTGGTCATCTGCGGCGGCCTGTTTTATTATTTCAGCCGGATCCTGCAGGGAACGCCGTCTCCCAAACGATTCTTGACGCCGCGCAAGGAGAACTGGGCCACGGTGCTGGTTCTCGGCCTGCCGCTCGGGATCATGCTGGCGCTGGGATTTTACCAGCCGCCGGTCTGGCGGGCGCTGATCGGCGAAGCAGCCCGGATCATCGGAGGGAAGATGCCATGA
- a CDS encoding proton-conducting transporter membrane subunit, whose translation MKDWIEFGCGLIGLLYLAAVGGAFGGRTRQHRFYFWSNWGALAAGVVTVVVALLVLVTGVDWSATFQGPLAWMQLTFRLDGLAAFFLFTLGLLASLVAIYALGYECHITRSVAIFQPLFLLSLTGLLAASDILSFLFFWELMSLTSYFLIVAGSGGGPKKAGFLYLMMTQFGTAFIMLAVLTLAAGSGGTSFAGLNTAGMAPAWRGALLVALFIGFGTKAGIVPLHIWLPKAHPAAPAPVSALLSGFMIKAALYGLLRFVGFFQTEAWFGALLMLMGGISAVLGILYAFMAKDFKRLLAYCSIENMGLLFLTAGVFCWGYALGNGRLTGLALAALEMHLLNHALFKGLLFMSAGALLQGCGTVDLDKMGGLIQRMPQTACFTLIGCMAGAGLPLVSGFVSEWLILQMLFLAALLAPLAWMKLIVFTGIGMVALSAGLAGATFVKLFGTAFLALPRSPQSRAAREVNRQMRLAMGLAAGCCLLLGIVPWLGWRLISFSSGRLGRDGAVASHPVMAGGLFGEVSGQLAGILAVLAIVALTVWLVRRKLAWRTGTTWNCGATLQPSMGYTGTGFAKMGRLAFGFWLRPQRRVLRPAAEHPLFPGPLEYRSQLPSHFEERLYRPGARLLLKVSAQVRRVQAGSIKLYLGYILAVLVLLLIYIRWF comes from the coding sequence GTGAAGGATTGGATCGAATTTGGATGCGGTTTGATAGGATTACTATATCTTGCGGCGGTTGGCGGTGCGTTTGGCGGGAGAACCAGACAGCACCGCTTTTATTTTTGGAGCAATTGGGGAGCGCTCGCGGCCGGCGTGGTTACCGTCGTTGTCGCCCTGCTGGTCTTGGTGACCGGCGTGGACTGGAGCGCGACTTTTCAGGGACCGCTCGCCTGGATGCAACTGACGTTCCGGCTGGACGGCCTTGCGGCGTTTTTCCTTTTCACTCTGGGGCTCCTGGCCAGCCTCGTCGCGATCTACGCTTTGGGGTATGAGTGCCATATCACCCGCTCGGTGGCAATCTTCCAGCCGCTGTTTCTGCTGTCCCTCACCGGCCTGCTTGCCGCCTCCGACATCCTGTCGTTCCTCTTCTTTTGGGAGCTTATGAGCCTGACCTCTTATTTTTTGATTGTGGCCGGGTCCGGGGGCGGGCCCAAGAAAGCGGGCTTTCTTTATCTGATGATGACGCAGTTCGGGACGGCCTTTATCATGCTGGCGGTCCTGACCTTGGCGGCCGGCAGCGGGGGCACTTCGTTTGCCGGCTTGAATACGGCCGGGATGGCGCCCGCCTGGCGCGGCGCTTTGCTGGTCGCCTTGTTCATTGGGTTCGGGACCAAGGCGGGCATCGTGCCGCTCCATATCTGGCTCCCCAAGGCCCATCCGGCGGCTCCCGCCCCGGTATCGGCGCTGCTGTCCGGTTTCATGATCAAGGCTGCGTTGTACGGGTTGTTGCGTTTCGTCGGCTTTTTCCAGACGGAGGCGTGGTTTGGGGCGCTTTTGATGCTGATGGGAGGGATCAGCGCCGTTTTGGGGATCTTATATGCTTTCATGGCGAAGGATTTCAAACGGCTCCTGGCTTATTGCAGCATCGAAAACATGGGGCTCCTCTTCCTGACGGCCGGGGTGTTTTGCTGGGGCTACGCGCTGGGAAACGGCCGTTTGACCGGACTGGCCCTGGCCGCGCTGGAGATGCATCTGTTGAACCACGCTTTGTTTAAAGGATTATTATTCATGTCCGCCGGCGCGCTGTTGCAAGGGTGCGGGACGGTGGACCTGGATAAAATGGGCGGGCTCATCCAGCGGATGCCCCAAACCGCCTGCTTCACCCTGATCGGCTGCATGGCCGGGGCCGGACTGCCGCTGGTCAGCGGTTTCGTCAGCGAATGGCTGATCCTGCAAATGCTCTTCCTGGCCGCCCTCCTGGCGCCGCTGGCCTGGATGAAGCTGATCGTTTTCACCGGCATCGGGATGGTGGCCCTAAGCGCCGGATTGGCCGGCGCCACTTTTGTCAAACTGTTCGGCACTGCTTTCCTGGCCTTGCCCCGTTCGCCCCAGAGCCGGGCGGCCCGCGAGGTGAACCGGCAGATGCGGCTGGCGATGGGCCTGGCGGCCGGCTGCTGCCTGTTGCTGGGGATCGTTCCGTGGCTCGGCTGGCGGCTGATCAGCTTCAGCAGCGGCCGGCTGGGCCGGGACGGCGCGGTCGCTTCCCATCCGGTGATGGCCGGCGGCTTGTTCGGGGAGGTATCCGGGCAGCTGGCGGGGATCCTGGCGGTTCTGGCCATCGTGGCCCTGACGGTCTGGCTGGTCCGCCGTAAACTGGCCTGGCGGACCGGGACCACTTGGAACTGCGGCGCGACATTGCAACCGTCGATGGGGTATACCGGAACCGGTTTCGCGAAAATGGGCCGGCTGGCCTTCGGCTTCTGGCTCCGTCCGCAACGCCGGGTGCTGCGGCCCGCGGCGGAACATCCGCTTTTCCCCGGGCCTCTGGAATACCGCAGCCAGTTGCCTTCGCATTTTGAAGAACGGCTTTACCGGCCGGGCGCCCGGCTGTTATTGAAAGTATCCGCCCAGGTCCGGCGGGTCCAGGCCGGCAGCATCAAGCTCTATCTCGGTTACATCCTGGCGGTCCTGGTATTGCTGCTGATATATATCCGGTGGTTTTAA
- a CDS encoding respiratory chain complex I subunit 1 family protein produces MADFLGIGFQWLFGLLLAPVLGGAIKLAKARLQHRQGPPLLQPWYDLMKLFRKRMVLSGTTSWLFRVPPFLEIGVALGLLLVVPGPFRAGAAFPFGADLVALLYLMALARFFSALAGLDAGSAFGGMGSSREMTLAALIEPGLVLILFLLGFKAGSLSLNPLFHWAAQDPGWILSPLHLLTGVAYFMLMIAETGRIPVDNPDTHLELTMIHEGMILEYSGPFLALINWAAWIRQYLFFSIFIQLFWPVPAYGGFPGPFLSLADFCLKLALVGGLVALVESLLAKMRLLKAPRLLWAAFAFGVLGLLTAIF; encoded by the coding sequence ATGGCGGATTTTTTGGGAATCGGGTTCCAATGGCTCTTCGGGCTGCTGCTGGCGCCGGTTTTGGGCGGCGCGATCAAGCTGGCCAAGGCCCGGCTGCAACACCGGCAGGGGCCGCCGTTGCTCCAGCCCTGGTATGACCTTATGAAACTCTTCCGGAAACGAATGGTGCTTTCCGGGACGACTTCATGGCTGTTCCGGGTCCCGCCCTTTCTGGAGATCGGCGTGGCGCTCGGCTTGTTGCTGGTAGTGCCCGGGCCTTTCCGGGCCGGCGCGGCTTTTCCGTTCGGCGCGGACCTGGTGGCGCTGCTCTATCTGATGGCGCTGGCGCGGTTCTTCTCCGCCCTGGCCGGGCTGGACGCCGGGAGCGCCTTCGGCGGGATGGGCAGCAGCCGCGAGATGACCCTGGCGGCCCTGATCGAACCGGGCTTGGTTCTGATCCTCTTTTTGCTGGGCTTCAAGGCCGGCAGCCTGAGTCTGAACCCGCTCTTTCACTGGGCGGCCCAGGATCCGGGCTGGATCCTTTCGCCGCTGCACCTCTTGACGGGGGTGGCCTATTTCATGCTGATGATCGCCGAGACCGGCCGGATTCCGGTGGACAATCCCGATACCCACCTGGAACTGACCATGATCCATGAGGGGATGATCCTGGAATACTCCGGGCCGTTTCTGGCCCTGATCAACTGGGCGGCCTGGATCCGGCAGTACCTCTTCTTCAGCATCTTCATCCAGCTGTTTTGGCCGGTTCCGGCCTACGGCGGGTTCCCCGGGCCGTTCCTCAGCCTGGCGGACTTCTGTCTGAAGCTGGCCTTGGTCGGCGGCCTGGTAGCGCTGGTGGAGTCGCTCCTGGCCAAGATGCGGTTGTTGAAAGCGCCCCGGTTGTTATGGGCGGCATTCGCCTTTGGGGTCCTGGGGTTATTGACGGCGATTTTTTAA
- a CDS encoding NADH-quinone oxidoreductase subunit B family protein — protein sequence MIKLLVQNLTERLRCRKIAGERWGRSLQIRHLDCGSCNGCDFELAALLNPVYDIQRFGLDFVASPRHADVLAVTGVVTRNLEEAAHATYEAAPEPKLVVAVGDCACDGGVFRDGYAVVGPAEAVLPVDLKIPGCPPDPETILAALLELDLAAARRK from the coding sequence ATGATCAAATTATTGGTACAGAATCTCACGGAGCGGCTGAGGTGCCGCAAGATCGCCGGGGAGCGGTGGGGGCGTTCGCTCCAGATCCGCCATCTGGACTGCGGCTCGTGTAATGGTTGCGATTTTGAGTTGGCGGCGCTGCTCAATCCGGTCTATGACATCCAGCGGTTCGGCCTGGACTTTGTGGCCTCGCCGCGCCATGCCGACGTGCTGGCGGTCACCGGCGTGGTCACCCGCAATTTGGAAGAAGCGGCCCACGCCACCTACGAGGCGGCCCCCGAGCCCAAGCTGGTGGTGGCGGTGGGCGACTGCGCCTGCGACGGCGGGGTCTTCCGGGACGGCTACGCGGTGGTCGGTCCGGCCGAGGCGGTGCTGCCGGTGGATTTGAAGATCCCGGGCTGTCCGCCGGATCCGGAGACGATCCTTGCGGCCCTGCTGGAGCTGGACCTGGCAGCGGCGCGGCGGAAATAG
- a CDS encoding NADH-quinone oxidoreductase subunit C — translation MTMEELTPVFAGWNAAGGAVRPGEFQYQIAPAQLPELARLLAGKASLLGMLALDERAVDGNYRILQLFGLEGGQVLTVSAPVPEDQPVFPSVTPFLPAAHWYEREIGDLFGVRPIGHPDPRRLVIHRGWPKGSHPLRKDYQPATAVKASGYEGNFSYQQVKGNGVHQVPVGPIHAGIIEPGHFRFHVVGESVLELDARLFYTHRGIEKLAEGRAWPELLPLAERLCGVCTVSHSFSLALALERLTGIAPPRRASYLRVVLAELERVYNHLNDISAICAGVGLALGTQRAAEFKEAALELNRALTGHRYLRGAVIPGGVRQDLDPAQLTMVEVFLEQLEGDLAGLWEAVSGSDVFLDRMQRTGVLTLENALALGAVGPAARASGVRADTRVDQPYAAYPQLQLEVPVETDGDVYSRFAIRFAEIRGSLSLIRQALADLPEGPVAVELPALLPPGAQAFGITESARGSNLHWLKTDSGGRIFRYAVRSASFPNWPALATAVPGNIIPDFPLINKSFELCYACLDR, via the coding sequence ATGACGATGGAGGAATTAACGCCGGTTTTCGCCGGATGGAACGCCGCCGGAGGAGCGGTCCGGCCGGGCGAATTCCAGTATCAGATTGCCCCCGCGCAGCTGCCCGAATTGGCCCGGCTGCTGGCGGGGAAGGCTTCGCTCCTGGGGATGCTGGCCCTGGATGAACGGGCGGTCGACGGCAATTACCGCATTCTTCAGCTATTCGGGTTGGAGGGCGGACAGGTGTTGACGGTCAGCGCGCCGGTGCCGGAGGATCAACCGGTTTTTCCGAGCGTGACGCCTTTTTTGCCGGCGGCCCACTGGTATGAGCGGGAGATCGGCGATCTTTTCGGAGTGCGGCCCATCGGCCACCCCGATCCGCGCCGCCTGGTGATCCACCGCGGCTGGCCCAAGGGCAGCCATCCCTTGCGCAAGGATTACCAGCCCGCCACCGCGGTCAAGGCCTCCGGGTACGAAGGAAACTTCTCCTATCAGCAGGTGAAAGGGAACGGGGTTCACCAGGTGCCGGTGGGGCCGATTCACGCCGGGATCATCGAGCCGGGCCATTTCCGTTTCCATGTGGTGGGCGAGAGCGTTCTGGAACTGGACGCGCGCCTTTTCTACACCCACCGCGGCATTGAGAAGCTGGCCGAGGGGCGGGCTTGGCCGGAATTGTTGCCGCTGGCCGAACGGCTCTGCGGCGTCTGCACAGTCTCGCACTCTTTCTCGCTGGCGCTGGCGCTGGAGCGCTTGACCGGGATCGCGCCGCCGCGCCGCGCCTCCTATCTCCGGGTGGTCCTGGCCGAGCTGGAGCGGGTCTACAACCACTTGAACGACATCAGCGCCATCTGCGCCGGAGTCGGCCTGGCCCTGGGCACGCAGCGGGCCGCCGAATTCAAAGAAGCGGCCCTGGAACTGAACCGGGCGCTCACCGGCCACCGCTATCTGCGCGGCGCGGTGATTCCGGGCGGCGTCCGCCAGGACCTGGACCCCGCCCAGCTGACCATGGTCGAAGTCTTTCTGGAGCAGTTGGAGGGGGACCTGGCCGGGCTGTGGGAGGCGGTCTCCGGCAGCGATGTCTTTTTGGATCGGATGCAGCGGACCGGCGTGCTGACGCTGGAGAACGCGCTGGCGCTGGGGGCGGTGGGACCCGCCGCCCGGGCCAGCGGGGTCCGGGCCGATACCCGGGTGGATCAGCCCTATGCCGCCTATCCCCAGCTCCAGCTGGAGGTGCCGGTGGAGACGGACGGGGATGTCTACAGCCGTTTCGCCATCCGCTTCGCCGAGATCCGAGGGAGCCTGAGCCTGATCCGCCAGGCGCTGGCCGATCTGCCGGAAGGGCCGGTGGCGGTGGAGCTGCCGGCGCTGTTGCCCCCGGGGGCGCAGGCCTTCGGAATCACCGAGTCGGCGCGCGGTTCCAACCTGCACTGGCTGAAGACCGACAGCGGGGGCCGGATCTTCCGGTACGCGGTCCGCTCGGCCTCCTTTCCCAATTGGCCGGCCTTGGCGACCGCGGTGCCGGGCAACATCATTCCCGATTTTCCGCTCATCAATAAGAGCTTTGAACTTTGTTACGCCTGTCTGGACCGCTGA
- a CDS encoding aminotransferase class III-fold pyridoxal phosphate-dependent enzyme, with amino-acid sequence MHPYAEYVNPVLGKRLHQLNMDKIFRRGRGCELVDDAGHTYLDFIASYGALPFGFNPPEIWEAIRTVAETQEPSFIQPSALDAAGMLARELVRIAPPGLRYVTFANSGAEAIEAAFKLARIYTKRPGILTTHNSFHGKTLGALSATGKDSYQKGFGAPVPGFDRTVFGDIGQLAAALAAKPDYYAAFVVEPIQGEGGIIIPPDGYLREALELCHSHGVLMIVDEVQTGLGRTGRFFACQAEGISPDIMTVAKALGGGIMPIGACLCTAEVYTDDFGEKHSSTFAGNTLACRVGLKVLEMLTRDDGRLLREVAANGEFLLRGLQKLRERYPQVIAAVRGRGLMLGLELGVSQENLPDSLLGIMADQEFLSPVVSSYLLNVERLRVAPTLNGASVIRLEPPLIVTRAQCERALESLERMAKRLATGNTAAFLCHLVGAEPPAVTVREIPPKPLAKPTGDPAEGRFAFLVHPLYLKNYSEFDEALQSFSEREMQDLIWRWNDLVEPFVCGRTRITSKTGQQAYGEFICVCRTSEELMAMPKEQALKELGAAVRLARERGAGIVGLGAYTSVVTKGGRELRNLGVAITTGNSYTVAAAAEAALEAARRLEIPVQESIAAVVGATGSIGRAVAMLLAEKVHSLVLIGNPANQEHSRRRLMKVAAEIYQHLNRESFTGGGAIAEFVRNHPRIPHPGAPLEEYQAFAESVIGKSPVIYTVDLKHFLPLADLVVTATSQVNSLITPEMLKFGAIVCDVARPQDVSAEVKDARPDVLVIDGGVMAVPGLPDLGWNFGFEKGLAYACMSETFMLALEQDYRHYSLGIDISMETIAYTKRLARKHGFQLAGFRSFDRPLAQEAWDAVLEARGRSLKQTVASL; translated from the coding sequence ATGCATCCTTATGCGGAATATGTCAATCCGGTTCTGGGGAAACGGCTACATCAACTGAATATGGACAAGATCTTCCGGCGCGGCCGGGGCTGCGAGCTGGTGGACGACGCGGGCCATACATATCTCGATTTTATCGCTTCGTATGGCGCCTTGCCGTTCGGCTTCAACCCTCCCGAGATTTGGGAAGCCATCCGGACGGTGGCTGAGACTCAGGAGCCCAGCTTCATTCAACCCTCGGCCTTGGATGCCGCCGGGATGCTGGCCCGGGAGTTGGTGCGGATCGCTCCGCCGGGATTGCGCTATGTGACGTTCGCCAACAGCGGCGCCGAAGCCATCGAGGCTGCCTTTAAGCTGGCCCGCATCTACACCAAACGGCCGGGAATTCTGACCACCCACAATAGTTTTCATGGCAAGACCCTGGGAGCGCTCTCCGCCACCGGCAAAGATTCCTATCAAAAAGGCTTTGGCGCGCCGGTTCCCGGATTCGACCGGACGGTATTCGGCGACATCGGGCAGCTGGCGGCGGCGCTGGCGGCCAAGCCCGATTACTACGCGGCTTTCGTGGTGGAGCCGATTCAGGGCGAGGGCGGGATCATCATTCCGCCGGACGGCTATCTGCGGGAGGCTTTGGAACTCTGCCACAGCCACGGGGTGCTGATGATCGTCGACGAGGTCCAGACCGGGCTGGGGCGGACCGGGCGGTTTTTCGCCTGCCAAGCCGAGGGGATCAGCCCGGACATCATGACCGTCGCCAAGGCGTTGGGCGGCGGAATCATGCCGATCGGCGCCTGCCTGTGCACGGCCGAGGTTTATACCGACGATTTCGGCGAGAAGCACTCCTCCACCTTTGCGGGGAACACGTTGGCCTGCCGGGTCGGGCTCAAGGTCCTGGAGATGCTCACCCGGGACGATGGCCGGCTGCTGCGGGAGGTCGCCGCCAACGGGGAGTTCCTGCTCCGGGGATTGCAAAAGCTGCGGGAGCGTTATCCGCAGGTGATCGCCGCGGTGCGCGGCCGGGGCTTGATGCTCGGGTTGGAGCTGGGCGTCTCCCAGGAGAACCTGCCCGATTCCTTGCTCGGGATTATGGCTGACCAGGAGTTTCTGTCGCCGGTGGTCTCCAGTTACTTATTGAATGTGGAACGGTTACGGGTCGCGCCGACCCTGAACGGAGCCTCGGTCATCCGTCTGGAGCCGCCGCTCATCGTCACCCGGGCCCAGTGCGAACGGGCCTTGGAGTCACTGGAGCGGATGGCCAAGCGTTTGGCCACTGGCAATACCGCGGCATTCCTTTGCCATCTGGTAGGGGCCGAGCCTCCGGCGGTAACGGTCCGGGAGATCCCGCCCAAGCCGCTGGCCAAACCGACCGGCGATCCGGCCGAGGGCCGGTTTGCTTTCCTGGTGCACCCGTTGTACCTGAAGAATTATAGCGAATTCGACGAGGCGCTGCAGAGTTTCTCCGAACGGGAGATGCAGGATCTGATCTGGCGTTGGAACGATCTGGTGGAGCCTTTCGTCTGCGGCCGGACCCGGATCACCTCCAAAACCGGCCAGCAGGCTTACGGCGAGTTCATCTGCGTCTGCCGCACCTCCGAAGAGCTGATGGCGATGCCCAAGGAACAGGCGCTGAAAGAGCTGGGAGCCGCAGTGCGGCTGGCCCGGGAACGGGGCGCAGGCATCGTCGGCCTCGGCGCCTATACTTCGGTGGTGACCAAAGGCGGCCGGGAGCTGCGTAACTTGGGTGTGGCCATTACCACCGGCAACAGCTACACGGTGGCCGCCGCCGCCGAGGCCGCGCTGGAAGCCGCCCGCCGGCTGGAGATTCCGGTGCAGGAATCCATCGCCGCGGTGGTCGGCGCCACCGGCTCCATCGGCCGGGCCGTCGCCATGCTCCTGGCCGAGAAGGTCCATTCGCTGGTGCTGATCGGCAATCCGGCCAACCAGGAGCATAGCCGGAGGCGTCTGATGAAGGTGGCCGCCGAGATCTATCAGCACTTGAACCGGGAATCTTTCACGGGCGGCGGCGCCATCGCCGAGTTTGTCCGGAATCACCCGCGGATCCCCCATCCCGGGGCGCCGCTCGAGGAGTATCAAGCCTTCGCCGAAAGCGTCATCGGCAAGTCGCCGGTGATCTACACCGTGGATCTGAAACACTTCCTGCCGCTGGCGGATCTGGTGGTGACAGCCACCAGTCAGGTCAATAGCCTGATCACGCCGGAGATGCTGAAGTTCGGGGCCATCGTCTGCGACGTGGCCCGGCCCCAGGATGTCAGCGCCGAGGTGAAGGACGCCCGTCCCGACGTGCTGGTGATCGACGGCGGCGTCATGGCTGTGCCCGGCTTGCCCGATCTGGGCTGGAATTTCGGTTTTGAGAAAGGCCTCGCCTACGCCTGCATGTCCGAGACGTTCATGCTGGCCCTGGAGCAGGATTACCGCCATTACAGCCTGGGCATCGACATCAGCATGGAGACCATCGCGTACACCAAGCGGTTGGCCCGGAAGCACGGCTTTCAGTTGGCCGGGTTCCGCAGCTTCGACCGGCCGCTGGCCCAGGAGGCGTGGGATGCGGTACTGGAGGCGCGCGGCCGCTCCTTGAAGCAAACCGTGGCCAGCCTGTAG
- a CDS encoding lipoyl domain-containing protein: MRKIEIKMPFLGPEETAYELVRWLVPAGAAVEIDQDILELMVDGALFQLPSPLDGVLLSREAEPGDWIETGQVLAIVAVE; this comes from the coding sequence ATGCGCAAAATTGAAATTAAAATGCCGTTTCTCGGCCCGGAAGAGACCGCGTACGAACTGGTGCGCTGGTTAGTCCCGGCCGGAGCGGCGGTCGAGATCGATCAAGACATTCTGGAACTCATGGTCGACGGCGCCCTATTTCAACTGCCATCGCCCCTGGACGGCGTGCTCTTGTCCAGGGAGGCCGAACCCGGCGACTGGATCGAGACGGGCCAGGTATTGGCGATCGTGGCCGTCGAGTAA